The DNA region CAGATTACGCTGGTGTTTGCTTCCACGTGGATCTTGCTGCGCGTCGTGGACTATTTCGCCATCCTGTATCAGGAGCGCGCCGAAGAGAGCCAGTCGCGACTGGGACTACAGCTGGTGCCCTTCCTGCGGCAGATGGGCAAGTTTGTGCTGATCATCATTGCCTTCTTCTTCGTGCTTGGGGCCATATTCCACCTCGACATTTCGTCCATCATCGCCGGGCTGGGCATCGGCGGGCTGGCCGTAGCGCTGGCCGGTAAAGAGACGCTGGAAAACTTGTTTGCCGCCTTTACGATTTTTCTGGACCGGCCGTTTGTGGTCGGCGATCTGGTGCAGGTCGGTTCCATCATCGGCACGGTGGAGCGCATTGGCTTTCGGAGCACGCAGATCCGGACGCTGGAAAAAAGTGTGCTAACCCTGCCGAACAAACAGATGATCGACCAGCCGCTGGACAACCTCGCGCTGCGGACGTTCCGCCGGGCACGTTTCGAAGTCGGGTTGATGTACAACACGCCCGAAGAAAAACTGCGGGAGGTGATTCAGGCCATCGAAGAGGCCTTGCGCCAGCATCCGAAGCTCAACGACGACAGCCACGTGTCGTTTCTCGAATTTAAAGACAGCTCGCTTAGTCTGCTGGTGCTCTTCTTTGTAAACACGCTCGACTATTACGAGTATAACAAGGTCCGCGAAGAGGTAAACCTGCAAATCCTGACGATCGTCCGGCAACACGGCTGTTCGTTTGCATTTCCGTCGCGCTCGCTTTACTTCGAGAACAGCGTGCCTGCTCAAAACAACGCCACAAACGGCAAAGTCGCTCCGCAGGAACGGCCCCTGCCTTAACCAACCTGTTGCGGCTCGAACTGGAGGCGCAGCAGGTGCTGGTACACGCCCTCTTCCAGGTGCGCCAGTTCGGCATGCGTGCCCGCTTCGACCACCTGCCCGTCGCCGATTACATAAATGCGGTCTACCTTGCGGATGGTCGCCAAACGGTGTGCAATGATGATGGTCGTGCGGTTTTCCATCAACACGTCGAGGGCTTCCTGCACCACCCGTTCCGATTCGGCATCGAGCGAAGAGGTCGCTTCGTCCAGGACGAGAATGGTAGGATTTTTCAGAATGGCGCGGGCGATGGCGATGCGCTGGCGTTGCCCACCCGAAAGTTTGACGCCCCGCTCGCCCACCACGGTACTCAACCCTTCGGGGAACGCGCTGATAAAGCTCCAGGCATTGGCTTTACGAGCCGCCTCAATCACTTCCTGTTCTGTAGCCCCCGGCTTGCCGTACGCAATGTTTTCGCGAATGGTGCCGCCGAACAGCATCACTTCCTGCGGCACGATGCCAATGTGATGGCGCAGCGCGGTCAAGTCCATGTCGTGCACCGGCTGGTCGTCGATGCAAATCCGCCCTCCCTCCACCTGATGGAACCGCATGAGCAACTGCACAATGGTCGATTTGCCTGCGCCGCTGTGCCCGACCAGGGCAATTTTCTGCCCCGGCAGCACTTCCAGCGAAAGATCTTTCAGCACCGTAACGTCCGGGCGGGTGGGGTACGCAAAACGTACGTGCTCGTACGTGACGTGGCCACGCAAAGCGGGCACGGGTACTTCCGGCTGAGTCAGATCCAGTTCGCCGGGCGTATTCAGGATGTCGAGCACGCGCTCCGACGCCCCGATCGATTTCTGCAACTGCCCGTATAGGTCGCCCATGCCACCGACCGCCCCCCCGATGAACATGGTGTAGATGATAAACGAAACCAGATCGCCGATGGTCATCGTGCCTTCGGCCACCAGCCCTAATCCATACCACAAGACCAGCACAATGCCCCCGAACAGGGAGAAAATGATAAACGACGCGAAGAACAGCCCCCGGTAACGCGCAGCGCTCAGGGCATTGCGTACCACCCGCTCCAGCGCCGTGCTGTAGCGCCCCACCTCGTAACGTTCGTTTGTAAACGACTTGACGACCTGCACGGCCTGAAGCGTTTCTTCAACGACCGTATTGGCCTGCGCCAGATCGTCCTGCACCTGCTTGGACAGTTTCCGGATGAACTTCCCGAAAAAGATAGCCGCTACAATCAGAACCGGAAAAGACAGGAGCATGACGAGGGTCAGCTGAGGCGAGCGAAACGCGATGATGCCGATCCCAACAATCAGGATGGCGATCTGACGGAGCAATTCGGCCAGCGTCGTCGAAAAGGTGCTTTGCAGTTGGGTGATGTCGTTGGTGATGCGGCTGTTGAGTTCGCCCACCCGGCTCTGTTCAAAAAAAGGAATGCCCAGCGACATCATTTTTTGATACAACGCCAGGCGGATGTCACGCAACGCCTGTTCTACCATCTTGGCAAACAACCAGATGCGCGAATAGGAGAAAAGCCCCTGCAACACCAGAATGCCGATCATGAAGAGGGCAATCTGGTTCCGGTTGGCGAAGAGCCCCTCCGTGTTTTCGCCCACCGAATCGACCAGCTTGCCCGTGATGAACGGGAAGACCATCGACATCAGGCTGGAGAACAAAAGGAACAGCAGCCCCCCGGCAAAATAGCCGCGATACGGGCGAATAAAACCAAAGATCTGGCGCAGGTGCTGCAACCCCTGCTTGTTAACTTTGACTTTTTTGTCGTCTTCGGAAACGTCCGAGCGGAATCGTTTTGCCATGCATCAAAAAGTATTCGTTATCAGTAACCCTCAGAAACCAAGGTGGGTTCAGCCGCGCGCAAAGTAGTTGCCAAGGCAACCCCCCACGGTAGACGAATCCGTCGTCTTTTTTACTTTAGCATCCGTTCGCAACTTTTCCGACGATGGTGCTTGCCGAAGAATTTACCCGCTACCGCCCCTACCTGTTTGCCGTGGCCTACCACATTTTAGGCGAAGTGCAGGAGGCTGAGGACGTGCTGCAGGATGTGGTCACGGCCTGCCTGGAAGCGCCGACGAAACCGATACAACACCCCAAGGCGTACCTGACCCGGATGGTGGCGAACCAGAGCATCGACCGGTTGAAGGTGCTGAAGAAACAGCGGGCAGTGTACACGGGCACCTGGCTGCCCGAACCCCTGATTACACCCGAACGGTCCGACGGCATTGCCTCGGAAGGCATCCTGAGTTACGAGGTGCTGCATGCGCTGGAAAACCTTACGCCGACCGAACGGGCCGTGTTCGTGTTGCGCGAAGCCTTCGACTATCCTTACCGCGAAATGGCTTCGTGGCTGAATACTACCGAGGCCAACTGCCGCCAACTGCTGCGCCGGGCCCGTCAGAAAATCGCCGTTCGTCCCACAGCACCCGCCCCGTCCTCGGGCCTGGAAACCCTGATGCGTGCCTTTCTGCACGCGTGCCAGGAACAAAACCTGGAGGCGTTGCTGCAACTGCTGCACGAAGACGTAGCGATGTATTCGGACGGGGGCGGAAAAGTATCGGCGGCGGTGCATCCTGTGCTGGGCCGTCGGTCGGTCGGCAAGTTTTTCCTCGGATTGGCGCGCAAAGGTCTGGCGACCATACCGGTGGTGGTAGACGTAAACGGCCAGACGGGCTTCCTGTATACTGCAGCCGACGGAACGCCCGCGACGCTCGTGCTCGTAGCACTGGAACACCATGCGGTGAAGCGCTTTTTCATCGTGCGGAACCCGGACAAGCTAAAAATTTTGTTGCAGTCTGTCACAAAATGAGCGCCTTCCAGACATACGGGAAAAAACGCTTATGTCGATTCGTCTCATTCCCGTAGAACAACCGTCCAGTCCCCTGATGAAACTGGTGTACTGGTTCTCGCGTCGCCAGGTGGGCAAAGTCATCTCACCCCTGAAAACCATCTACGCCCGACTGCCTTTCCGGTTCAGTTGGTGGATGGCCCAGATTCAGCCGTTGGAAGCCCGATTAGCGCTTCCCAAAGCCCTCAGAGTGCTGCTGCGCATCCACGTCGCGCAACTCAACACGTGTCGTTTTTGCATCGACATTGGTCAGGCCGAAGCCCTCAAGGCGTTTGTCAATCAGGAAAAATTCTTTCGGGTCCATGCGTTTGAGACTTCGCCCCAATTTACCGAAGCCGAAAGAGCCGCCCTGCGGTTTGCCACCGAGCTTACGCTGGAAAAACAGGTCAGTGACGCCACGTACCGGCTTTGCCAGCGCTACTTCTCAGAGCAACAGGTGATCGGCATTGGCTGGATGGTCGCCAGCGAGCACTTCTACAACCTGATGAACCTCGCGTTTCACGTCGAATCAGACGGGCTGTGCCAGCTTCCACACCCCGCCGCCCCGGTGCCTCAGGTGTAAATCAGTCCTTCTTCCGGCGTACCGTACACGTCATGCTCCTGCCGCAAAAAGCGCTCGCCGGCCAGCCAGGCAAGTAGCGCATCGACGTGGTGCCACGTGGGCAACTCGTCGGGATGAAACGCCACGCTTGTGTGGTTTGTCAGCGCTTCTACCACCGGTGGAAGCGTTTTTTTGTAGCCCAGCTCACCGAGCCCCAGCCGACGCGCCACGGCCGACGGATACGTTTCAAAGAAACGCACCGGGTCGGGTGCGGTGGCGGCCAGTTGCATGGCACGCGCCGTCAAGCCGCCTAGGAACAGAGGTGACATGGCCCGCAGGGCGCGATCGGCCGCCCGAAAAAAATAGTCGTGGTGTTGCGGCAGTTCCCGGTAAACCCCCGGCAGCGAAAGCGGTGCATCGATAAAAATCTGGTCGGGCATCAGGGCCTCGATCTGCTGGTGGAGCCACCGGTCGGCGTCTTGTCCGCGCTCCGATCGCCGGAACTGCAACCGTTGCGCGTGTGGATCGAGCCAGCACAGGACCGTGGTGCCGGCTCGTTTGTTGCCGAAATCCAACCCGGCGTGGAGGAAAGTTTTCATGCTTGGGGAACCAACCGACGGCCGAAGGGTTTAGGCAATCATATGGAGTTGACGCAAATCGAAGAAGAACTGTTTGGAAAGCTAGCCCCTTTTTTCGAACGCTACGGATTCGCCCAGGTGCGGGCCTTTAACCAGTTTCGTCGCCCTACCGACAATGGCTTTCAGAACATGATTCTGGCCTTCAGTCCCTGCAACGGCGAAACCTGGATCGAAGCGTTTATCGGCATCCGTCTCGACATGGTCGAGCAACTCGCTTATCCGTTTACCACGGGCATGCAGGGCTTCCGGCGCAACAGCAACACACTGGTTACGTCGTTCGGGCGTTTGCAGGGGCAGCCTTACAAGCGCTTTTGCATCAAAGGGGCCAAGTGCCTCTCGGAGACGCGCCGCTCCATCAGCGACTTTATGATCGAACAGGGTTTTGAGTTTCTGGACAAATACACCCAGTTGCACGAGATCGACCACTTGTGGAACGCCACCCCCCAGGAGCCCTGCCCCTACGCCTTCAACCAGGCCCATCGTTGCATCCGCGGACTGGTGGTCGCACGTCTGGCGAGCCAGTATCCGTTCGAGGATGTGCGCGAGGCGTACCGGAAGCAGATGGAACAACACGTGCACCTGCTGCCACGCTTCGACAAGCTGGCGACGTTTTTAGAAGCCTATTCGCCAAACTAAGCTAAAAATATTGCCCCGGAATGGTTGCACGGCATACGCAGAAGTCTTAGTTTTGTGTCGCTTTTTTCGGAAGGCATACTGACAAATTCCTCAGTAGCTCAGTTGGTCAGAGCACCTGACTGTTAATCAGGGGGTCGTTGGTTCAAGCCCAACCTGGGGAGCTTCATTGTTAAGCACTTACGCGGTTTTTCCGAGTAAGTGCTTTTTTATTTTGCAAACAAAATACATTATTTATGTAAAGGCCAATCTCACACAAACCGTGTGTAAGTAAACTTTTGTTTCAGTTTTATTTTATTTCCATTCTTCCCCGATATTGCATTACGGTATAAAAAAGCTTTTCACATTTGCGGGCAATATTATATTTTACATAGTATTGTATACACAAACTCCTTTCTTCGTTAATACGTTGTAGCAACAGTAGCAAAAATCGGATGTAAGAAAAGCATTATTTGTGACTCTACGAGATACGCTCAGATGATGCACTTATAAACTGATTGTAAGTATTAACCCGTCTAACCCCAACCCCTACCATGGATACTAAAACAAAGCTCTTCGTTTTCGGGCTTCCACTACCAAACTTTTGGACTGGTTTTGGTCGCGCATTTGACCTGGCTGGAAGCGCGCGGTTACGTTACACACAGGTGTCACAACTTTTGGACATCAAGGCTTTGAACAACGACCTAGACGTTGTCAATAACGATTTGGTTATTGCTGAAAGCAAATATGATTCTAAAGAGAAGTTGGCTTTAAGAAATCAGTTAACAATAGAATTTGATGGCAAAACAGCAGCAGAAACGTACTAAGCCATCGCACGTGCCTCAGGTTAGAATTAACCCGGACCAGCTTCCAGAGCCGGTTCGTAGCCAATTAGAAGGGGTCCCTGAAGAACAACAGGGACCCTTTTTGGTGCATTTGATGGCTACTTCTTATGAAGTCCAGCAAAAGTTTTTTTCCGGACCATTACCTTCTCCTGAAACCCTGGCTGAATACGAAGCCGCGTTCCCGGGTAGTGGAGAAAGAATAATACGAATGGCAGAAGCAAAGATTGAAATGGCTCAAAGCCAATCGGAGCATAGAAGAGATTTGGAAAAAACTGTGGTTAAAAGGAGTTTAAATCAAAGTAGCACTGGACAGTGGATGGCGTTTACTATAGGGATTATCACTATCGTAGGTAGCTTAGGACTTATCTATATGGGACATGATTGGGCTGGGGTTGGACTCATAGGTGGATTAGCAACTGTACTCGCACCCTTCCTACTCAACAAAGTAAATAAAGACGCAGAGAAAGGAACAGAAATAGATACTTGATGTGTGAAGTATTCGGTAGTGGGTCAAATACAGTTGGTGCTCCGTAGAATTGCAATGGTTTACTTTTCTGAAAAGGGCATCTTCTACTATCTTGGAAAGGCAATTCACTATTTGGATATAATAGCTGCAGAATGCAATGACCAACTCAGTTTAACCCAATACCCATAAGCCTTGGATAATAGAGCGGGATACTTTTTTAAAGACGAAGATCCCTTCACTCAATTGCCGTTTTAGATAGTTTATTAATCAATGGGCCCGGTCCCCCGCAGCGGCTTTTTTTACTGTTGCTCTTCTAGCACTTGCCCGTCTCCAAGCGAATCGTCGCTGTGTTCAACCGTATAATCTAAATCGTGTCGTGGCTTTGCCGGACATCGCCAAGTTCATTTCAGGGGTTACGCGCTATAACATTGACATGGATGCGCCAATAGCCGAGCACAAGCCCCTCACCACACCTCTTCTCTACAAAGATTTCTGCGTTGCGCAGCGCGGCGTATCATAAAAAGCTTTTTTGTGCGTTACTCCTGGGAATGAAGATGATGGCTGCCTTGCAGCGTCGTTTTACAAACGTATCATGAGAGCTTCCTTCTATTTGCGCGCCTGCGTTCTGGTTTTATTTTCTACGGTCCTCGCCTCCCGCGCCTTCGGTCAAACTTCGGAAATTGGAAAATGGGCGACGTCGAACGTGAGCGGCGACAGCATCGTGTATGAATTCACCGACGACGGCCGGTACATTTTCGAACTGGTCGGCATGCGGTCGATGGATTTGCCCGGAAGCTCGGCCGCGACCTTCACGTTTTATTATCGCCTCAATCCGGACACGTCGCCGATGGAGATCGATTTCTATGACGAGGAACATCACCTCATCTCGAAGGGCATCCTGGAAGTGACGCCAACCGACCGGTTGAAGATTTGCGTGAACAGCCTCAGCGACGAGCGCCCCACCGGCTTTGTGCAGAGCGCCACCCTGATTTGTGACCGCATCGCCGTGACGCATACGGCACACCGACCCTAACGCTTCTCTTTACGAAAAAAGCCCGGTCGGATGGCCGGGCTTTCGTGCAATGCGGTAGTCTGTTTTTAGTCGAGGCTGCCCACCATTTTTTCGGGCCGTACCCACTCGTCGAACTGTTCGGCGGTGACGTACCCCAGGGCGATGGCCGCTTCTTTCAGCGTAGAGCCTTCTTTGTGTGCCTTCTTCGCAATTTCGGCGGCTTTGTAGTACCCGATCTTCGTGTTGAGGGCGGTTACCAGCATCAGCGAATTTTCCAGGTGGCGTTTGATGAACGGTTTGTTCGGCTCAATGCCCGAAGCACAGTGCTCGTCGAACGAGGCACAGGCATCGCCCAGCAGACGCGCTGATACCAGCACGTTGTAGATCATCACGGGCTTGAAGACGTTCAGCTCGAAGTGGCCGTTCATCCCCCCTACCGAAACGGCGACGTCGTTGCCCATCACCTGCGCGCAGACCATCGTCATGGCTTCGACCTGGGTCGGGTTTACTTTGCCCGGCATGATGGAAGAGCCCGGTTCGTTTTCGGGAATCAGGATTTCGCCGATGCCGGAACGCGGACCGGACGCCAGCATCCGAATGTCGTTCGCGATTTTCATGAGCGAAACCGCCAGTTGCTTGAGCGCGCCGTGGGTTTCGACCAGGGCGTCGTGGGCGGCCAGTGACTCGAACTTGTTCTCGGCCGTACGGAAAGGCAGGCCGGTCAGTTCGGCAATCACTTCGGCCACGCGTTTGGCGTATCCTTTCGGCGTGTTGAGGCCCGTGCCTACGGCCGTACCGCCCAGCGCCAGTTCGGCCAGGTGATCGAGCGTGTTATGCAACGCCTTGAGGCCGTGGTCCAGTTGCGAGGCATACCCGGAAAACTCGTGCCCGAGCGTGAGGGGCGTCGCGTCCATGAAGTGCGTCCGCCCGATTTTGACCACGTCTTTGAAATCGGCGGCTTTCTTTTTCAGCGTATCGCGCAGTTGCTCCACCTTCGGAATGGTGATTTCAACCACCATTTTGTAGGCCGCGATGTGCATGGCGGTCGGGAACGTATCGTTCGAAGACTGCGACTTGTTGACGTCGTCGTTCGGGTTGAGGAACTTCTCCTGGTCGGTCAGTTGCCCGCCGCGCAGCACGTGCGCCCGGTTGGCTACCACTTCGTTGACGTTCATGTTGCTCTGCGTACCCGACCCGGTTTGCCACACAACCAGCGGAAACTGATCGTCGAGTTTGCCTTCCAGAATTTCGTCGCATACCTGCGCAATGGCAGTGGCTTTTTCTTCGGGCAGCACGCCCAACTCCTGGTTGGTGAGGGCGGCGGCCTTTTTCAGGTACGCAAACGCCTGGATGATTTCCAGCGGCATCTGCTGGCCTCCGATCTTGAAATTTTCGCGGGAGCGTTGGGTTTGGGCACCCCAGAATTTATCGGCAGGCACCTGCACCTCGCCCATGGTATCTTTTTCTATGCGATAATCCATACGGAATAATGTAGTGTGGTTGGGTCGCAAACTTAACGCAGCGTTCTGCAATCCCCCACTTTTTGCATTAAAAAAGCCACTGCGTATCTCAGTGGCTTCTGTATTATTTCGATTGAAATCTTAAAAATCTTCGCGCTGCGTCGGCTTCACGTAGGTATTCGGCGTCGGCTGCGGCGCCTCGGTTTCGGACGCCAGGTTGATAGAGTCGCCTTCCATCGGCGGGCACTTGAAGTCGAACTCGTATTCTTCCGGCACATCGAACGGTCCTTTTTTGACCGGCAACGATTTGTCGGCGTAGACCTTGTCCATGTACTTGGCCCAGATCGGCATCGCCAGCCGGGCACCTTGTCCGTATTCAAACGTCCGGAAGTGGATGCTGCGTTCTTCTCCCCCCACCCAGACGCTGGTAACCAGATCTTTCGTCACGCCAGTAAACCAACCGTCCGAGTAGTTGTCAGTCGTTCCGGTTTTTGCCGCTACTTGGTTGCCGTCGGTCATCACTTTGCTGCGGCTGTACAGCCCCAGCGCGGTGCCGTTCTTTTCCTGCGTGGCACCCATCAGCATGTACAACATGGTGTACGCCGTGCGCGGCGAAATGGCGTCAACGACCTTGGGATTGAAGGTTTTGAGTACGTTGCCGTTTTTATCTTCGATTCGCTGGATGGTGTAAGGTTCCGTCCAGGTTCCCTGATTGACGAACGTGCTGTACATCCCAACGGCTTCGTAAACGGATATTTCGCTGGTTCCCAGAGCAATGGAAGGCACCGGATCGAGCGGGCTGGTAATGCCCAGGCGACGTGCGTAATCAACTACGGTTTGCGGACCGAACTTGCGGACCAGGAAGGCACTGACCGAGTTCTTCGACTGAGCGAGCCCCTGCCGGATCGTCATCTTTTCGCCCGTAAAATCGCCGCCGCTGTTTTTGGGAATGTAGGTGGTATCGCCAACCTGAAAGGTGGTGGGCAGATCGTACACCGGATGGCAGGGCGTGTAGCCGTTGTCGATGGCGGCGGTGTAGACGGCCGCTTTGAACGTAGAGCCGGGCTGCCGGCGCCCTTGCCGTACGTGGTCGTACTTGAAGAACTGGTGATCGATGCCCCCTACCCACGCTTTCACTTCGCCGGTATGCGGGTCCATCGACATCAGACCGGAGTGCAGGAAGTGTTTGGTATACTTCAGCGAATCCATCGGACTCATGATCGTATCCAGCACGTGCCCCGGCGCAGTCCAGGAGAACACCTGCATGGGCCGCGGCTTTTTCATGTAGTAATCAATGGAGTCGGTATTATTGCCGTATTCCTTCTTCAGCTCACGGTACTGCGGCGTGCGCTTTTTCATAACGTCCAGAAAGCCCGGAATTTCCTGGTTCTTGTCGTTGACCCAGGGGTTGCGTCCTTTCCAGTGCTGAAAGAAAATCGCCTGCTGGTACTTCATGTGCTCTTCCATCGCCTCTTCCGCGTACTGTTGCATGCGCGAGTCGAGCGTGGTGTAAATGCGCAGACCGTCTTCGTAGAGGTCGTACCCGTTTTCTTTGGCCCAGTTGACCAGGTAGTTCTGGATATAAGAGCGATAGTAAGTGGCCGGGCCTTCGTTGTGCGTATCGATTTTGAAACGCAGTTTGATCGGTTTGGCCTTCAGCGTATCGTACGCCTCAGCCGCCAGCAGATCGTACTTCACCATTTGCGACATCACCGTATTCCGGCGACTCAGGCTCCGCTCCGGGTATTTCACCGGGCTGTACAGACTCGGGTTTTTCAACATTCCCACCAACACAGCGGCCTCTTCTACGCTCAACTGATCGGGCGTTTTGTTGAAGTAGGTCTGCGAAGCCACCAGGATTCCATCGGCGTTGTAGAGAAAGTCGAACTGGTTCAGGTACATCGTGAGGATCTCCTGCTTGGTGTAAGCGCGCTCCAGCTTCACGGCCGTGATCCATTCTTTGATCTTGATGATCAACATGCCCAGGCCGGGCACTTTCAACAGCGGCCCCGAGTAGCGCGGATCGTTCCGGGTACCAAACAGAATTTTAGCCAACTGCTGCGAGATGGTACTGCCCCCGCCTTCCAGATCGCTTTTGCCCAACGTGACAGCATATTTGCCAATCCCCCAGGCCACGCGCCCCAGTCCTTTGAAATCTACGCCCGAATGCTCGTCGAAGCGGATGTCTTCGGTGGCATACAGCGCTTTGACCAGGTTGGGCGAAAGCTCGTCGAATTTAACGGGTGTGCGGTTCTGCCGGAAGTATTTCCCCATTCGCACGCCATCGGCAAAGTAGATTTCTGAAGCGACCTCGCTGGTAGGGTTTTCCAGTTGGTCGGTGCCGGGCAACCCGCCGAACAACCCGAACAAGTCGACATTGATCGCCATGACGAACCCCACAAAAAGGCCAAGCCCGCCAAGAAAGGCCACCCATATGGTGCGGACCAACAACGGAAGCCAGTTCTTTTTCTGCTTAGGGGGTTGTTTTGCTTTGGTTGCCATAGTTAACGGTAGTGTTCACGGAAGAATGCGAGGTAGCCTTCCGTGCCTTTGGATTTATACCAACGCGGGAAGTTCTCATTGCTAATAACAAATATATCGTATTGGTTCCGCTCAAAAGCAGCGGTTGGCGATGCCTCGGTGTAATGTTTCTGTAGGTAAGCAACTGCCTGATCCTTAGACGGAAACTCTTTAACGATGACGGCAAACGTACTGTCGTCCAGCATCAACGGGCTGCTGCTTAGCGAAGCGGTCGAGAACTGGTCGTCGTTGAAACGTGCAAAGTTTTCCGTCAGTGTGCGCGACTGCCCCACGGGCAGATGAAACACCGCGACAAAGTAATGAGGGCGTTGCAAGTTTTCGGAATAAGTTACCGCGGGTTTGGCCGGTGCGGGCGGTGGGGTAGCTTTTGTTTCAACCGGCTCGCTGTCAGGCATTTTGATGCCCGACAAATCGGCAACGGCCTCTTCGGCCTCAGCATTCGCCTCCTCCAGTTCGGCCGGGTCGGCCTGTAATATTTCCGGGTCCAGATCGGCTTGTCCGGCCTGATTGATGTATCCGTCCAGCAGCTGCTGGGCATAATCGACCAGCGAACTGGTGGGATACGTATTAATGAATTGCTCCAACGCCTGCTGATACCCCGGTCCTTTCTCGGTACGGCCTAGAATCAGCGCTTCCAGCAGCGCCAGCCGGTCTTCAAACTCGCTTGTCGGGTACTCTACCTGAATGGCATCAATGCCGGCCTGAGCAGAATCGTAAAAGGCCTGTTCGTAAAGTTCGTACACCACCTTGTAGCGGGCCGCAATCGCTTCCATGCGCTGACGGCTTTCTTCCGCGTAGTTGGGGTTGTTCAATTTTTTGGCGTAGATGGAGTTGCCAAATTTCTCGGTCAGCGCTTCGCGGTATTTGGCCGCCATGGCTTCGTCGCCCAACTGCGAGTAGATCAGGTGCAGAAAATACAGCACTTCGGCGTAGTTCTCGTTTTCAGGAAACTCGTCAATCAGGCGTTCAAACGTGGTGGCGGCATTCTTGGGCTCGTCCAGCCGTTGGTCGTAGATGCGACCCAGTTCGTACAGCGCCGTTTGCAGGATGGTATCGGAGGCGGCCAGGGCTTCAGGCGTGGTGGGGATATTGGCCAGCAACTCGCTCCGCCGACTTTCCCGCACTTCTGCCGCATTGACCGAAGCCGTGGCACTCGCCGAATCGGCCGCGGGGGCCTGCGCACCGGCGACCGGCTCGCCCGTATCGAAGTCGGCGTCCGAATTTTTGTTCGACCGCCGCCAGTTGTCTTCCAGCGGACGGCTCCCCCACGTGCGCTGGAAAGCACTCTGCCCCTGGCTGAGGGCTCGCGTGTCGTAGAAGTACCACGAAGATCCTGCCCCGCCTCCGGTTTCGAAGCCCCCGTCGCCGCTCATGTCGAACACCGACGCGGCCCGGTTCTGCGCCCGGCGCTCTGCCCTAGCCAGGGCTTTGGCTTCGGCCTCCCGGCGGGCTTCTTCGGCATCCAGAATTTTGTCCAGCACGGCATAGAGTTCTATGGAATCCATCGCCGCCAGTTTCCGCAGGCTGTCCTGGTGCTGCATGGTGTAGTAGTGCCCGACAAACTCTTCCAGTACCTGCTGACGTTTGGAGATGGCCTCGTACTCTTCCAGTTCCTGGTTCATGAACATCAGGGTGCTGTCGTAATACACCTTTGCGCGCTCAAAGTTGCGCAGGCGGTCGTAGTACACCTTGCCTAATTCCAGGTAAGAGTAGGCTTTCTGGTTTGGATTGCCGCCCTCCTGTTGTACCGACTTCTGCAGGTAATCGACGGCTTTCTCCACGTTGTCCTGCTTCAGTTCGAAGCGGGCCATTTCGTAATAGATCCGGTCTTTGTACTCCTTGTTTTTCTGGTCGCGCAGCAGCTTCCGGAAATACTTCTGGATACGCCGCACGTCGCTGCCTTCCGACAGCTCCGTCACCTGCGACATATTCAGCTTGGTATAAAAGGACAGCTCGTAAGGGGGGCTGTTGCGCAACACTGCCTGATAGCGATCGTAGGCCGTGCTATCGCGCTGCCCGTTCTGGTAAATCTGCCCCAAAATAAAATTGAGCCGCGCCCGT from Catalinimonas alkaloidigena includes:
- a CDS encoding mechanosensitive ion channel family protein yields the protein MFELTDLTSLLAHEILDNPLRSILYSLGIIAAWFLLRRFIVRALSYLFYRLLRGTSPGGDATETQPQDSAVPPVVTEHPAARFAELLRKPVGLVLTLLIVFAALSILEFPDAWDLTPPNEPGLRLGLLRAYQITLVFASTWILLRVVDYFAILYQERAEESQSRLGLQLVPFLRQMGKFVLIIIAFFFVLGAIFHLDISSIIAGLGIGGLAVALAGKETLENLFAAFTIFLDRPFVVGDLVQVGSIIGTVERIGFRSTQIRTLEKSVLTLPNKQMIDQPLDNLALRTFRRARFEVGLMYNTPEEKLREVIQAIEEALRQHPKLNDDSHVSFLEFKDSSLSLLVLFFVNTLDYYEYNKVREEVNLQILTIVRQHGCSFAFPSRSLYFENSVPAQNNATNGKVAPQERPLP
- a CDS encoding ABC transporter ATP-binding protein, which translates into the protein MAKRFRSDVSEDDKKVKVNKQGLQHLRQIFGFIRPYRGYFAGGLLFLLFSSLMSMVFPFITGKLVDSVGENTEGLFANRNQIALFMIGILVLQGLFSYSRIWLFAKMVEQALRDIRLALYQKMMSLGIPFFEQSRVGELNSRITNDITQLQSTFSTTLAELLRQIAILIVGIGIIAFRSPQLTLVMLLSFPVLIVAAIFFGKFIRKLSKQVQDDLAQANTVVEETLQAVQVVKSFTNERYEVGRYSTALERVVRNALSAARYRGLFFASFIIFSLFGGIVLVLWYGLGLVAEGTMTIGDLVSFIIYTMFIGGAVGGMGDLYGQLQKSIGASERVLDILNTPGELDLTQPEVPVPALRGHVTYEHVRFAYPTRPDVTVLKDLSLEVLPGQKIALVGHSGAGKSTIVQLLMRFHQVEGGRICIDDQPVHDMDLTALRHHIGIVPQEVMLFGGTIRENIAYGKPGATEQEVIEAARKANAWSFISAFPEGLSTVVGERGVKLSGGQRQRIAIARAILKNPTILVLDEATSSLDAESERVVQEALDVLMENRTTIIIAHRLATIRKVDRIYVIGDGQVVEAGTHAELAHLEEGVYQHLLRLQFEPQQVG
- a CDS encoding sigma-70 family RNA polymerase sigma factor, encoding MVLAEEFTRYRPYLFAVAYHILGEVQEAEDVLQDVVTACLEAPTKPIQHPKAYLTRMVANQSIDRLKVLKKQRAVYTGTWLPEPLITPERSDGIASEGILSYEVLHALENLTPTERAVFVLREAFDYPYREMASWLNTTEANCRQLLRRARQKIAVRPTAPAPSSGLETLMRAFLHACQEQNLEALLQLLHEDVAMYSDGGGKVSAAVHPVLGRRSVGKFFLGLARKGLATIPVVVDVNGQTGFLYTAADGTPATLVLVALEHHAVKRFFIVRNPDKLKILLQSVTK
- a CDS encoding carboxymuconolactone decarboxylase family protein; translation: MSIRLIPVEQPSSPLMKLVYWFSRRQVGKVISPLKTIYARLPFRFSWWMAQIQPLEARLALPKALRVLLRIHVAQLNTCRFCIDIGQAEALKAFVNQEKFFRVHAFETSPQFTEAERAALRFATELTLEKQVSDATYRLCQRYFSEQQVIGIGWMVASEHFYNLMNLAFHVESDGLCQLPHPAAPVPQV
- a CDS encoding DUF429 domain-containing protein, whose product is MKTFLHAGLDFGNKRAGTTVLCWLDPHAQRLQFRRSERGQDADRWLHQQIEALMPDQIFIDAPLSLPGVYRELPQHHDYFFRAADRALRAMSPLFLGGLTARAMQLAATAPDPVRFFETYPSAVARRLGLGELGYKKTLPPVVEALTNHTSVAFHPDELPTWHHVDALLAWLAGERFLRQEHDVYGTPEEGLIYT
- a CDS encoding DUF2335 domain-containing protein; translation: MAKQQQKRTKPSHVPQVRINPDQLPEPVRSQLEGVPEEQQGPFLVHLMATSYEVQQKFFSGPLPSPETLAEYEAAFPGSGERIIRMAEAKIEMAQSQSEHRRDLEKTVVKRSLNQSSTGQWMAFTIGIITIVGSLGLIYMGHDWAGVGLIGGLATVLAPFLLNKVNKDAEKGTEIDT